In Dromaius novaehollandiae isolate bDroNov1 chromosome 16, bDroNov1.hap1, whole genome shotgun sequence, one genomic interval encodes:
- the OGFR gene encoding opioid growth factor receptor isoform X4, whose product MFLCKTQFLGRRNWNAAKDLQRYRHHYPGLVEPENDEEEEMWNLSFYKNEICFLPHGLHIETLLESWWDNYEVLEENHSYIQWLFPLREHGMNWHAKPLTRQEIEAFKKSSEVMQRFERAYQLMLRFYGITLTNQKTGELERTENWSERFQNLNRFSHNNLRITRILKCLGEMGYEHYQVHLVKFFLTETLVKETLPNVKRSALDYFLFTIRSKRKRRELVHYAWQHFKPQSSFVWAPQDKLLKYRPCSVKTQLYQKDESKEEPPGKRSDDSVEKDQKDQLLKEEQKVGDNADLQPEEVNEEDTRQKLSECVSEGGDGEGEKDASFAQQEEKDLNSDAEVQSTAENDCTKESKKRKLDASRADTKHSEPLKSPTDIEKISRNLGECAIDAEIPSSVPVLQTEENQETLKEDTVSTEDTAAPEAADAAVKRRKVDKRTLKGKTCTLAINLNMRPPARLNTPVANTETEEGKVSEKKTAVEETSENAGGDAKGGTADSTAECKVPKTDRIYPVSNDLESGGDQVTAKSDQHHCNSMLLGCKSEADKLEQREKAEENANEKVEAKITDKNQDQESLEQSMASVCPEQDSAEAAIQKADSCQHVAEPDEEQAATE is encoded by the exons TTCTTAGGCAGACGCAACTGGAATGCAGCGAAAGACTTGCAGAGATACAGACATCATTACCCG GGTTTGGTAGAACCAGAAAATGACGAGGAGGAAGAGATGTGGAACTTAAGCTTTTACAAAAATGAGATTTGTTTTTTGCCCCATG GTTTACATATTGAAACTCTTCTTGAGTCTTGGTGGGACAACTATGAAGTTCTTGAAGAAAACCATTCTTATATTCAGTG gtTATTCCCTTTACGTGAACATGGGATGAACTGGCATGCCAAGCCACTCACACGTCAAGAAATtgag GCCTTTAAGAAGTCCAGTGAAGTTATGCAAAGGTTCGAACGTGCTTATCAACTCATGTTGAGATTTTATGGAATCACTCTGACTAACCAGAAAACTGGAGAACTTGAAAGAACAGAGAATTGGAGTGAACGATTTCAAAACTTGAACCG GTTTAGCCACAACAATTTGCGGATTACTCGCATCCTGAAGTGCCTGGGGGAGATGGGATATGAACACTATCAAGTGCACTTGGTGAAGTTTTTCCTAACAGAAACTCTTGTTAAGGAGACGCTACCAAATGTCAAGAGAAGTGCCTTGGATTATTTTCTGTTCACTATCAGAAGCAAACGGAAGAGAAGAGAACTAGTCCACTATGCCTGGCAACACTTCAAGCCTCAAAGCAGCTTTGTATGGGCGCCACAAGACAAACTACTGAAATACAGACCCTGCTCAGTCAAGACACAGCTGTACCAAAAGGACGAAAGTAAAGAGGAACCTCCTGGAAAAAGAAGTgatgattctgtggaaaaggatcAGAAGGATCAGTTGCTAAAGGAGGAGCAGAAAGTTGGAGATAATGCAGACTTACAGCCTGAAGAAGTGAATGAAGAAGATACAAGACAGAAGTTAAGTGAATGTGTTTCGGAGGGAGGAGATGGTGAAGGAGAGAAAGACGCTTCATTTGCCCAACAGGAGGAGAAGGATTTGAACAGTGATGCTGAAGTGCAGAGTACGGCAGAGAACGATTGCACAAAggagagcaagaagagaaaacTGGATGCAAGTAGGGCAGACACTAAACACAGTGAGCCATTGAAAAGCCCAACTGATATTGAAAAAATTTCCCGTAATCTAGGAGAATGTGCAATTGATGCTGAAATCCCCTCCTCGGTTCCAGTCTTGCAGACAGAAGAGAACCAGGAAACACTTAAAGAAGACACCGTAAGCACTGAAGATACAGCAGCACCAGAGGCAGCTGATGCGGCTGTAAAACGGAGGAAAGTTGATAAAAGAACACTGAAAGGCAAAACATGCACCTTGGCCATTAATCTGAACATGAGACCCCCTGCCCGGTTAAATACACCTGTTGCAAACACTGAGACTGAGGAGGGAAAAGTTAGTGAAAAAAAGACAGCTGTGGAGGAGACCAGTGAGAATGCTGGTGGTGATGCAAAAGGTGGGACTGCGGACTCCACAGCTGAGTGCAAGGTCCCCAAGACGGACCGGATTTATCCAGTAAGCAATGACCTGGAGTCAGGTGGAGATCAGGTCACCGCCAAGAGTGACCAGCACCACTGCAATAGCATGCTCCTGGGATGCAAAAGTGAGGCAGACAAGTTAGAACAGcgtgaaaaggcagaagaaaatgcgAACGAAAAAGTGGAAGCAAAAATCACAGACAAGAACCAAGATCAAGAGAGTCTCGAGCAAAGCATGGCATCAGTTTGTCCTGAACAAGACAGTGCTGAGGCTGCAATACAAAAAGCCGATAGCTGTCAGCATGTGGCAGAACCTGATGAAGAGCAGGCAGCAACAGAGTGA
- the OGFR gene encoding opioid growth factor receptor isoform X3 has protein sequence MMSYSQLEEFLGRRNWNAAKDLQRYRHHYPGLVEPENDEEEEMWNLSFYKNEICFLPHGLHIETLLESWWDNYEVLEENHSYIQWLFPLREHGMNWHAKPLTRQEIEAFKKSSEVMQRFERAYQLMLRFYGITLTNQKTGELERTENWSERFQNLNRFSHNNLRITRILKCLGEMGYEHYQVHLVKFFLTETLVKETLPNVKRSALDYFLFTIRSKRKRRELVHYAWQHFKPQSSFVWAPQDKLLKYRPCSVKTQLYQKDESKEEPPGKRSDDSVEKDQKDQLLKEEQKVGDNADLQPEEVNEEDTRQKLSECVSEGGDGEGEKDASFAQQEEKDLNSDAEVQSTAENDCTKESKKRKLDASRADTKHSEPLKSPTDIEKISRNLGECAIDAEIPSSVPVLQTEENQETLKEDTVSTEDTAAPEAADAAVKRRKVDKRTLKGKTCTLAINLNMRPPARLNTPVANTETEEGKVSEKKTAVEETSENAGGDAKGGTADSTAECKVPKTDRIYPVSNDLESGGDQVTAKSDQHHCNSMLLGCKSEADKLEQREKAEENANEKVEAKITDKNQDQESLEQSMASVCPEQDSAEAAIQKADSCQHVAEPDEEQAATE, from the exons TTCTTAGGCAGACGCAACTGGAATGCAGCGAAAGACTTGCAGAGATACAGACATCATTACCCG GGTTTGGTAGAACCAGAAAATGACGAGGAGGAAGAGATGTGGAACTTAAGCTTTTACAAAAATGAGATTTGTTTTTTGCCCCATG GTTTACATATTGAAACTCTTCTTGAGTCTTGGTGGGACAACTATGAAGTTCTTGAAGAAAACCATTCTTATATTCAGTG gtTATTCCCTTTACGTGAACATGGGATGAACTGGCATGCCAAGCCACTCACACGTCAAGAAATtgag GCCTTTAAGAAGTCCAGTGAAGTTATGCAAAGGTTCGAACGTGCTTATCAACTCATGTTGAGATTTTATGGAATCACTCTGACTAACCAGAAAACTGGAGAACTTGAAAGAACAGAGAATTGGAGTGAACGATTTCAAAACTTGAACCG GTTTAGCCACAACAATTTGCGGATTACTCGCATCCTGAAGTGCCTGGGGGAGATGGGATATGAACACTATCAAGTGCACTTGGTGAAGTTTTTCCTAACAGAAACTCTTGTTAAGGAGACGCTACCAAATGTCAAGAGAAGTGCCTTGGATTATTTTCTGTTCACTATCAGAAGCAAACGGAAGAGAAGAGAACTAGTCCACTATGCCTGGCAACACTTCAAGCCTCAAAGCAGCTTTGTATGGGCGCCACAAGACAAACTACTGAAATACAGACCCTGCTCAGTCAAGACACAGCTGTACCAAAAGGACGAAAGTAAAGAGGAACCTCCTGGAAAAAGAAGTgatgattctgtggaaaaggatcAGAAGGATCAGTTGCTAAAGGAGGAGCAGAAAGTTGGAGATAATGCAGACTTACAGCCTGAAGAAGTGAATGAAGAAGATACAAGACAGAAGTTAAGTGAATGTGTTTCGGAGGGAGGAGATGGTGAAGGAGAGAAAGACGCTTCATTTGCCCAACAGGAGGAGAAGGATTTGAACAGTGATGCTGAAGTGCAGAGTACGGCAGAGAACGATTGCACAAAggagagcaagaagagaaaacTGGATGCAAGTAGGGCAGACACTAAACACAGTGAGCCATTGAAAAGCCCAACTGATATTGAAAAAATTTCCCGTAATCTAGGAGAATGTGCAATTGATGCTGAAATCCCCTCCTCGGTTCCAGTCTTGCAGACAGAAGAGAACCAGGAAACACTTAAAGAAGACACCGTAAGCACTGAAGATACAGCAGCACCAGAGGCAGCTGATGCGGCTGTAAAACGGAGGAAAGTTGATAAAAGAACACTGAAAGGCAAAACATGCACCTTGGCCATTAATCTGAACATGAGACCCCCTGCCCGGTTAAATACACCTGTTGCAAACACTGAGACTGAGGAGGGAAAAGTTAGTGAAAAAAAGACAGCTGTGGAGGAGACCAGTGAGAATGCTGGTGGTGATGCAAAAGGTGGGACTGCGGACTCCACAGCTGAGTGCAAGGTCCCCAAGACGGACCGGATTTATCCAGTAAGCAATGACCTGGAGTCAGGTGGAGATCAGGTCACCGCCAAGAGTGACCAGCACCACTGCAATAGCATGCTCCTGGGATGCAAAAGTGAGGCAGACAAGTTAGAACAGcgtgaaaaggcagaagaaaatgcgAACGAAAAAGTGGAAGCAAAAATCACAGACAAGAACCAAGATCAAGAGAGTCTCGAGCAAAGCATGGCATCAGTTTGTCCTGAACAAGACAGTGCTGAGGCTGCAATACAAAAAGCCGATAGCTGTCAGCATGTGGCAGAACCTGATGAAGAGCAGGCAGCAACAGAGTGA